Proteins from a genomic interval of Terriglobia bacterium:
- a CDS encoding serine/threonine protein kinase, which translates to MKPERWQQLKDVFNRALELDPAHRAAFLDAACAGDGALRTEVESLLASHEDADSFLEQPAVETAAGLIKSDSGDALIGRRLGPYAVTKKLGQGGMGVVYLAEDTRLGRPVAIKALTPQHTCDAEHRERLRREARVAATLSHPAIATVYALEEYGGNLYIICEYVRGRTLFEELALGLLAPSLLLYTATEVARALAAAHEQGIIHRDLKPENVMITPEGAIKILDFGLARFQASRHQDSTLASRLTGAGTFLGTPAYSSPEQLLGLDVDFRTDIFSFGVMLYEMASGKHPFAATDSITTIARILEAEPVALARVRPLVPPELDQIVRRCLHKIPGQRYGATRELVADLERLKSADASSQTPSQPDQEQAAVPVRTPRLRPLWWWQFHQAWVGCMYYGMLYPMWRVKVWTPGSWGPLFFFMSVAAVGVAANLRFYLWFASAFYPAELVDLRRHISRWIRVADILFVSLLLIGGIAIHGAHEVWATLIFGVAVGSMGGFLLIEPTTTRAAFAAEDKTAK; encoded by the coding sequence GTGAAGCCGGAACGCTGGCAGCAGCTCAAAGATGTGTTCAACAGGGCACTCGAACTGGATCCTGCGCATCGGGCGGCGTTCCTTGACGCAGCGTGCGCAGGCGACGGCGCGCTGCGCACGGAGGTTGAGTCCCTGCTCGCCAGCCACGAGGATGCGGACAGTTTCCTGGAACAGCCCGCTGTCGAGACCGCAGCAGGACTGATCAAGAGCGATTCGGGTGACGCGCTGATCGGCCGCAGGCTGGGGCCTTACGCGGTTACAAAAAAACTCGGCCAGGGCGGCATGGGTGTTGTCTATCTTGCTGAAGACACGCGCCTGGGGCGTCCCGTGGCCATCAAGGCCCTGACACCCCAGCATACCTGCGACGCCGAGCACCGCGAGCGCCTGCGGCGGGAAGCCAGAGTTGCTGCGACCCTTTCACATCCGGCGATTGCCACCGTGTACGCGCTCGAGGAATACGGCGGCAACCTCTACATCATCTGCGAGTATGTGCGTGGTCGTACGCTCTTCGAGGAACTGGCCCTGGGTCTGCTCGCACCATCGCTCCTGCTCTATACCGCCACCGAGGTAGCACGCGCGCTGGCAGCCGCCCACGAACAGGGCATCATTCATCGCGATCTCAAGCCGGAAAACGTGATGATAACCCCGGAAGGCGCTATCAAGATCCTGGATTTCGGACTGGCCCGGTTTCAGGCCAGCCGTCACCAGGACTCGACCTTGGCAAGCAGGTTGACCGGCGCCGGCACCTTTCTGGGCACTCCCGCGTACTCCTCCCCCGAGCAACTGCTCGGCCTGGATGTCGATTTCCGCACCGACATTTTCTCCTTTGGGGTCATGTTGTACGAAATGGCATCCGGCAAGCATCCATTCGCGGCCACTGATTCCATAACGACAATCGCACGAATCCTCGAAGCAGAACCCGTCGCGCTTGCGCGCGTCCGGCCCCTGGTACCCCCCGAGCTGGATCAGATCGTGCGCCGCTGCCTCCACAAGATCCCGGGACAGCGCTATGGCGCGACACGCGAACTCGTAGCCGACCTGGAGCGGCTCAAGAGTGCCGACGCTTCATCGCAAACACCCTCGCAGCCGGACCAGGAGCAAGCCGCAGTCCCCGTTCGCACTCCGCGGCTGCGCCCGCTCTGGTGGTGGCAGTTTCATCAAGCCTGGGTCGGCTGCATGTATTATGGGATGTTGTATCCGATGTGGAGGGTGAAAGTATGGACGCCCGGCAGCTGGGGACCGCTGTTTTTCTTCATGTCCGTAGCGGCGGTGGGAGTTGCGGCCAACCTGCGCTTCTATCTCTGGTTTGCGTCGGCATTTTACCCCGCCGAGCTTGTCGATCTGCGCCGGCACATTTCCCGGTGGATTCGCGTTGCCGACATCCTCTTTGTCTCACTGCTCCTGATAGGCGGCATTGCAATTCATGGCGCCCACGAGGTGTGGGCCACGTTGATCTTCGGTGTCGCCGTCGGCAGCATGGGAGGTTTCCTGCTCATCGAACCCACCACTACGCGCGCGGCCTTCGCGGCCGAAGACAAGACCGCTAAATGA
- a CDS encoding GtrA family protein, translated as MLRRSSEASREMPASLRRWLVFNAVGAMGFLVQLGTLALLMGWLGWNYVPATALAVEAAVIHNFFWHEHWTWADRGDPGWTGACRRFLNFNLTNGVLSIVGNLIFMRVFLDTLLINYIAANSLAIVVCAILNYVISDRWVFRGASRKSGALIRKVRPSSTRPLPKEEP; from the coding sequence TTGCTGCGTCGCAGTTCCGAAGCGTCCCGGGAAATGCCGGCATCGCTGCGCCGCTGGCTGGTATTCAATGCGGTAGGAGCCATGGGTTTCCTGGTGCAATTGGGCACACTGGCCCTCCTTATGGGCTGGCTCGGATGGAACTATGTGCCTGCCACCGCCCTGGCGGTGGAAGCGGCTGTGATTCACAACTTCTTCTGGCATGAGCACTGGACCTGGGCCGATCGCGGCGATCCGGGCTGGACAGGCGCATGCCGGAGATTCCTGAACTTTAATCTCACAAACGGTGTGTTGTCCATCGTGGGAAACCTCATCTTTATGCGCGTCTTTCTCGATACCCTCCTGATTAACTATATCGCGGCCAACTCGCTGGCAATCGTGGTCTGTGCGATTCTGAACTACGTTATCAGCGACCGATGGGTGTTCCGCGGGGCATCGAGGAAGTCAGGCGCTCTTATCCGGAAGGTTCGACCCTCATCTACTCGACCGCTACCCAAGGAGGAGCCATGA
- a CDS encoding CDP-alcohol phosphatidyltransferase family protein → MQIQANQMHVREQASLLAAAERRVLGYLAERMPNRVNSDHLTLLGLCAMLLAGAAYWAASWNRFALLLVVCALAVNWFGDSLDGTLARVRNRQRPRYGFYVDHVVDLVGTFFLLGGLALSGFMSPLVALGMLTAFMMVEAEVYLATHVRGVFRMDFLRLGPTELRIILAIGTLYLLHDPTVGLGPAGRFLLFDVGGIVSIIGMALALTVSAIRNTMALYRAEPLPR, encoded by the coding sequence ATGCAAATCCAAGCAAATCAGATGCATGTCCGAGAACAGGCCAGCCTTCTGGCCGCGGCGGAACGCCGAGTGCTGGGGTATCTGGCAGAGCGCATGCCGAACCGGGTAAATTCCGACCACCTGACATTGCTCGGGCTGTGCGCCATGCTTCTGGCCGGCGCTGCCTACTGGGCAGCCAGCTGGAATCGGTTCGCTTTGCTCCTGGTGGTCTGTGCGCTCGCCGTGAACTGGTTTGGAGACAGCCTCGACGGCACGCTGGCGCGGGTGCGCAACAGGCAGAGACCCCGGTACGGCTTTTATGTAGATCATGTGGTCGACCTGGTCGGCACTTTCTTTCTCCTTGGCGGGCTGGCCCTCTCCGGTTTCATGAGCCCTCTGGTGGCACTCGGGATGCTCACCGCCTTCATGATGGTGGAAGCGGAAGTCTATCTGGCAACGCATGTGCGTGGAGTGTTCCGCATGGATTTTCTGCGACTCGGCCCGACGGAGTTGCGCATTATTCTCGCCATCGGCACTCTCTATCTCCTTCATGACCCGACGGTCGGGCTGGGCCCTGCCGGGCGTTTTCTGCTGTTCGATGTCGGGGGAATCGTATCCATCATAGGAATGGCCTTGGCACTGACCGTGTCGGCGATTCGGAACACCATGGCCCTTTACAGGGCGGAACCCTTACCACGATGA
- a CDS encoding ester cyclase, translated as MVTREEISAVLGEWLEAWKSRDAVSLAAKYSEDGVYTSMLADTIRGRQAIESLYRSWFSAFPDMVFEVESLVIEGERAAILWSQRGRHLGDFCGLAGTGRSFLLHGVFFMALNEGQIISMRSIYDFTGLLLQVGVLKAKPAM; from the coding sequence GTGGTGACACGTGAAGAGATCAGCGCAGTTCTGGGGGAGTGGCTGGAAGCGTGGAAGAGCCGTGACGCAGTAAGCCTCGCGGCTAAATACTCCGAAGATGGCGTCTATACCAGCATGTTGGCAGACACGATCCGGGGGCGCCAGGCGATCGAATCCCTGTATCGTAGCTGGTTCTCCGCTTTCCCCGACATGGTCTTCGAAGTCGAGAGCCTGGTCATCGAAGGGGAGCGAGCAGCAATCCTCTGGTCGCAACGGGGCAGGCATCTGGGGGATTTCTGCGGGCTGGCGGGAACGGGCCGGAGCTTCCTGCTGCATGGCGTTTTCTTCATGGCTCTCAATGAAGGTCAGATCATAAGCATGCGAAGCATTTATGACTTTACCGGTCTCCTCTTGCAGGTCGGAGTCCTGAAAGCGAAGCCGGCAATGTAA